In a genomic window of Parambassis ranga chromosome 24, fParRan2.1, whole genome shotgun sequence:
- the senp6a gene encoding sentrin-specific protease 6 isoform X1, with protein MAHNRSLFLEALDRSEARRDGGYKHNWSFSLSDDSEEERRHDASVLSVEEMERQQPTSPEEKKSTFRHFTNSDSLRTYENRNHVRPVNKMAPKRPSEVPLAAPTSSPMTNRTNYLIISSTSSPGFLLQGRHFQHAQIPSAINKPVQRNDFTTSQQAVEVDSIVLTCPVIPDEDTLNIKRRVQQKRKPLESCCSFPSQVQAAEPLRPAVYQTLCVKCNKPSEDSSTCQTCGGSSALLPCQQATLSSPTPRPPIRSQPSPGPNSLQQSFYKPAVTVAAQGGLTTRSAVLPLSTSRTPLLAGTSSCCVNRNPPKGKRMAGAQQHELNDPIVLSSDEEEEEADNASTGSVNRLDSVSPRPADSAHSSPVPSGGRVEAAVKNAGEQEELNTEFFEDVNMRITIPRRNRMKDQFGNQPPEPRLKKPKFVPSKCHSIILECRSVRVGTLRRMVMKPVVFSIDHIQLETEGSEPGSTEKVCLQASELISCEWCTVRKLPVLFFQTTPDECLRLRTQLDMSQEKGGQWYDCVGDQSDEKYIVLIFENGLAMKEQVILDDILTMIGQTNNLSNFPTKLSFEEANIRLVNYNKAFKQKQEKGKPAQSPVKPTPVSKVSQVTQVSPVTSINMPVSTRMVTRQQTSTYYEEDDEDMTDLQPTFSGPVVKLMVYPPPPAKGGISVTNEDLHCLNDGEFLNDVIIDFYLKYLVLEKLKKEDAQRIHIFSSFFYKRLNQRERRNDPDATHLPIQKRKHNRVKTWTRHVDLFQKDFIFVPINESAHWYLAIICFPGLDGPLLEQNPLFHSRSPVSAPAAELQSEENIPDHCRPLSPDGLDSPSEQLSPGGPEGSTECRTDTGTAAENCTEGGQELAGNCQAEPEQQHTGALQRIRLCYSSGKRDDDAYTFSDDQSSCQDECSEDGNLPEESLSSDAPGLTSRPNICKQPCILVMDSLRGPARATVVKTLREYLEVEWEVRKGSQRSFGKDVMRGSNPRVPQQDNFSDCGVYILQYVESFFETPIPSFHLPMNLSDWFPQQRMKTKREEIRELILKIQAQQELDRKESDPADAPPDSPEEPEIEETCGSKARLPKLPISP; from the exons ATGGCCCACAACAGAAGCCTTTTCCTCGAAG CCCTGGATAGATCAGAGGCCAGGCGGGATGGAGGGTACAAGCACAACTggagcttttctctctctgatgaCAGTGAAGAGGAAAGGAGACACGA TGCGAGTGTGTTGAGTGTGGAGGAGATGGAGCGGCAGCAGCCGACCTCCCCAGAGGAGAAAAAG TCAACGTTTAGGCACTTCACTAATTCTGACTCCTTAAGAACGTACGAAAACAGAAATCACGTGCGGCCTGTGAACAAGATGGCACCCAAAAGACCCAG CGAGGTTCCTCTGGCAGCACCTACGTCCTCCCCCATGACCAACAGAACCAACTATTTAATCATCAGTTCCACGTCTTCACCAGGATTCCTTTTACAAGGGCGCCACTTCCAGCACGCACAGATACCGTCTGCAATAAACAAGCCAGTCCAAAG AAATGACTTCACCACCTCACAGCAGGCTGTGGAAGTGGACAGCATCGTCCTCACCTGTCCAGTGATCCCAG ACGAGGACACGCTGAACATTAAACGTCGCGTTCAGCAAAAAAGGAAGCCGCTGGAGAGCTGCTGTAGCTTCCCCTCGCAGGTCCAAGCAGCAGAG CCTCTGCGGCCGGCCGTCTACCAGACGCTGTGCGTGAAGTGCAATAAGCCGAGCGAGGACAGCAGCACGTGTCAGACCTGCGGCGGCAGCTCGGCGCTGCTGCCCTGTCAGCAGGCCACGCTGTCTTCCCCGACACCCCGACCCCCCATCAGATCCCAACCCTCGCCCGGACcaaacagcctgcagcagaGCTTCTACAAACCGGCCGTGACGGTGGCCGCGCAGGGCGGCCTGACCACCAGGAGCGCCGTGCTGCCCCTCAGCACCAGCAGGACCCCGCTGTTAGCCGGAACGTCCAGCTGCTGCGTGAACAGAAACCCGCCTAAAGGGAAGAGGATGGCGGGCGCTCAGCAACATGAGCTCAACGACCCCA TCGTCCTGTCCAgcgatgaggaggaggaggaggctgacaaTGCCAGCACAGGAAGTGTCAACAGACTAGACAGTGTTTCCCCTCGACCCGCCGACTCTGCCCACTCCTCACCGGTGCCCTCTGGAGGCAGAGTGGAAGCGGCAGTGAAAAATGccggagagcaggaggagctgaacaCCGAGTTCTTTGAAGACGTGAACATGAGGATCACGATACCGCGGAGAAACCGGATGAAGGACCAG tttgGAAATCAGCCCCCTGAGCCACGGCTAAAGAAGCCAAAATTCGTGCCCAGTAAGTGCCACAGCATCATTCTGGAGTGTCGGAGTGTAAGAGTAGGAACTCTACGCAGGATGGTGATGAAGCCTGTAGTG TTTTCCATTGATCACATCCAGCTGGAGACTGAAG GCTCGGAGCCGGGCAGCACAGAGAAGGTTTGCCTTCAGGCGTCGGAGCTGATCAGCTGCGAGTGGTGCACCGTCCGAAAACTTCCTGTCTTGTTCTTCCAGACGACCCCAGACGAGTGCCTCCGCCTGCGCACGCAGCTCGACATGTCCCAGGAGAAAGGAGGCCAGTGGTACGACTGCGTCGGAGACC AGTCCGATGAAAAATACATCGTCCTGATCTTCGAGAACGGCCTGGCGATGAAGGAGCAGGTGATCCTGGACGACATCCTGACCATGATCGGCCAGACCAACAACCTCAGCAACTTCCCCACCAAGCTGTCCTTCGAGGAGGCCAACATCCGCCTGGTCAACTACAACAAGGCCTTCAAGCAGAAGCAGGAGAAG GGGAAGCCAGCGCAGTCTCCTGTCAAACCCACCCCAGTCAGCAAGGTGTCTCAGGTCACGCAGGTTTCCCCAGTAACGTCCATAAACATGCCTGTAAGCACACGGATGGTCACGCGCCAGCAGACCAGCACTTACTATGAAGAAGACGACGAGGATATGACGGACCTCCAGCCCACCTTCTCCGGACCAGTTGTCAA GCTGATGGTGTATCCTCCGCCTCCAGCCAAAGGGGGCATATCGGTCACTAATGAAGACCTCCACTGCCTTAATGATGGAGAATTCCTCAATGACGTTATCATAGACTTTTATTTAAA ATATTTAGTTTTGGAGaaattgaaaaaagaagatgCACAAAGAATCCACATCTTCAGCTCCTTCTTCTACAAGAGGCTGAACCAGAGAGAGCGCAGGAACGACCCGGACGCCACCCACCTCCC AATCCAGAAGAGGAAGCACAACAGGGTAAAGACGTGGACCCGGCACGTAGACCTGTTCCAGAAGGACTTCATTTTCGTTCCCATCAATGAGTC AGCTCACTGGTACTTGGCCATCATCTGCTTCCCGGGCCTCGATGGCCCCCTGTTGGAGCAGAACCCGCTGTTCCACAGCCGGTCGCCGGTCTCTGCTCCTGCCGCGGAGCTCCAGTCGGAGGAGAACATCCCGGACCACTGTCGTCCCCTGTCTCCAGATGGGCTGGACAGTCCCTCAGAGCAGCTGTCCCCTGGAGGTCCCGAGGGCTCGACAGAATGTCGGACTGACACCGGCACCGCTGCTGAAAACTGCACAGAGGGGGGCCAAGAACTGGCGGGAAACTGTCAGGCAGAACCTGAGCAACAGCACACAG GTGCGCTGCAGAGAATCAGACTGTGTTACAGTTCAGGAAAAAGAGACGACGACGCCTACACCTTCTCTGACGACCAGAGCTCCTGTCAG gATGAGTGCAGTGAGGATGGGAACCTTCCTGAAGAGTCTCTCAGCTCCGACGCTCCTGGTTTGACTTCTAGACCAAACATCTGTAAACA GCCTTGTATTCTCGTCATGGACTCCCTGCGCGGCCCGGCCCGGGCGACTGTGGTGAAAACTCTGAGAGA GTACCTGGAGGTGGAGTGGGAGGTACGTAAAGGGAGCCAGCGGAGCTTTGGGAAGGACGTGATGAGGGGCTCAAACCCACGTGTGCCTCAGCAGGATAACTTCAGCGACTGTGGAGTTTACATCCTGCAGTATGTGGAGAGCTTCTTCGAG ACTCCGATCCCCAGCTTCCACCTGCCGATGAACCTGTCGGACTGGTTCCCTCAGCAGAGGATGAAGACGAAGCGCGAGGAGATCAGGGAGCTGATCCTGAAGATCCAGGCGCAGCAGGAGCTGGACAGGAAGGAGTCGGACCCGGCCGACGCGCCGCCAGACTCTCCTGAGGAGCCCGAGATCGAAGAGACATGTGGGTCAAAGGCCAGGCTGCCAAAGCTACCCATCAGCCCCTGA
- the senp6a gene encoding sentrin-specific protease 6 isoform X2, producing MERQQPTSPEEKKSTFRHFTNSDSLRTYENRNHVRPVNKMAPKRPSEVPLAAPTSSPMTNRTNYLIISSTSSPGFLLQGRHFQHAQIPSAINKPVQRNDFTTSQQAVEVDSIVLTCPVIPDEDTLNIKRRVQQKRKPLESCCSFPSQVQAAEPLRPAVYQTLCVKCNKPSEDSSTCQTCGGSSALLPCQQATLSSPTPRPPIRSQPSPGPNSLQQSFYKPAVTVAAQGGLTTRSAVLPLSTSRTPLLAGTSSCCVNRNPPKGKRMAGAQQHELNDPIVLSSDEEEEEADNASTGSVNRLDSVSPRPADSAHSSPVPSGGRVEAAVKNAGEQEELNTEFFEDVNMRITIPRRNRMKDQFGNQPPEPRLKKPKFVPSKCHSIILECRSVRVGTLRRMVMKPVVFSIDHIQLETEGSEPGSTEKVCLQASELISCEWCTVRKLPVLFFQTTPDECLRLRTQLDMSQEKGGQWYDCVGDQSDEKYIVLIFENGLAMKEQVILDDILTMIGQTNNLSNFPTKLSFEEANIRLVNYNKAFKQKQEKGKPAQSPVKPTPVSKVSQVTQVSPVTSINMPVSTRMVTRQQTSTYYEEDDEDMTDLQPTFSGPVVKLMVYPPPPAKGGISVTNEDLHCLNDGEFLNDVIIDFYLKYLVLEKLKKEDAQRIHIFSSFFYKRLNQRERRNDPDATHLPIQKRKHNRVKTWTRHVDLFQKDFIFVPINESAHWYLAIICFPGLDGPLLEQNPLFHSRSPVSAPAAELQSEENIPDHCRPLSPDGLDSPSEQLSPGGPEGSTECRTDTGTAAENCTEGGQELAGNCQAEPEQQHTGALQRIRLCYSSGKRDDDAYTFSDDQSSCQDECSEDGNLPEESLSSDAPGLTSRPNICKQPCILVMDSLRGPARATVVKTLREYLEVEWEVRKGSQRSFGKDVMRGSNPRVPQQDNFSDCGVYILQYVESFFETPIPSFHLPMNLSDWFPQQRMKTKREEIRELILKIQAQQELDRKESDPADAPPDSPEEPEIEETCGSKARLPKLPISP from the exons ATGGAGCGGCAGCAGCCGACCTCCCCAGAGGAGAAAAAG TCAACGTTTAGGCACTTCACTAATTCTGACTCCTTAAGAACGTACGAAAACAGAAATCACGTGCGGCCTGTGAACAAGATGGCACCCAAAAGACCCAG CGAGGTTCCTCTGGCAGCACCTACGTCCTCCCCCATGACCAACAGAACCAACTATTTAATCATCAGTTCCACGTCTTCACCAGGATTCCTTTTACAAGGGCGCCACTTCCAGCACGCACAGATACCGTCTGCAATAAACAAGCCAGTCCAAAG AAATGACTTCACCACCTCACAGCAGGCTGTGGAAGTGGACAGCATCGTCCTCACCTGTCCAGTGATCCCAG ACGAGGACACGCTGAACATTAAACGTCGCGTTCAGCAAAAAAGGAAGCCGCTGGAGAGCTGCTGTAGCTTCCCCTCGCAGGTCCAAGCAGCAGAG CCTCTGCGGCCGGCCGTCTACCAGACGCTGTGCGTGAAGTGCAATAAGCCGAGCGAGGACAGCAGCACGTGTCAGACCTGCGGCGGCAGCTCGGCGCTGCTGCCCTGTCAGCAGGCCACGCTGTCTTCCCCGACACCCCGACCCCCCATCAGATCCCAACCCTCGCCCGGACcaaacagcctgcagcagaGCTTCTACAAACCGGCCGTGACGGTGGCCGCGCAGGGCGGCCTGACCACCAGGAGCGCCGTGCTGCCCCTCAGCACCAGCAGGACCCCGCTGTTAGCCGGAACGTCCAGCTGCTGCGTGAACAGAAACCCGCCTAAAGGGAAGAGGATGGCGGGCGCTCAGCAACATGAGCTCAACGACCCCA TCGTCCTGTCCAgcgatgaggaggaggaggaggctgacaaTGCCAGCACAGGAAGTGTCAACAGACTAGACAGTGTTTCCCCTCGACCCGCCGACTCTGCCCACTCCTCACCGGTGCCCTCTGGAGGCAGAGTGGAAGCGGCAGTGAAAAATGccggagagcaggaggagctgaacaCCGAGTTCTTTGAAGACGTGAACATGAGGATCACGATACCGCGGAGAAACCGGATGAAGGACCAG tttgGAAATCAGCCCCCTGAGCCACGGCTAAAGAAGCCAAAATTCGTGCCCAGTAAGTGCCACAGCATCATTCTGGAGTGTCGGAGTGTAAGAGTAGGAACTCTACGCAGGATGGTGATGAAGCCTGTAGTG TTTTCCATTGATCACATCCAGCTGGAGACTGAAG GCTCGGAGCCGGGCAGCACAGAGAAGGTTTGCCTTCAGGCGTCGGAGCTGATCAGCTGCGAGTGGTGCACCGTCCGAAAACTTCCTGTCTTGTTCTTCCAGACGACCCCAGACGAGTGCCTCCGCCTGCGCACGCAGCTCGACATGTCCCAGGAGAAAGGAGGCCAGTGGTACGACTGCGTCGGAGACC AGTCCGATGAAAAATACATCGTCCTGATCTTCGAGAACGGCCTGGCGATGAAGGAGCAGGTGATCCTGGACGACATCCTGACCATGATCGGCCAGACCAACAACCTCAGCAACTTCCCCACCAAGCTGTCCTTCGAGGAGGCCAACATCCGCCTGGTCAACTACAACAAGGCCTTCAAGCAGAAGCAGGAGAAG GGGAAGCCAGCGCAGTCTCCTGTCAAACCCACCCCAGTCAGCAAGGTGTCTCAGGTCACGCAGGTTTCCCCAGTAACGTCCATAAACATGCCTGTAAGCACACGGATGGTCACGCGCCAGCAGACCAGCACTTACTATGAAGAAGACGACGAGGATATGACGGACCTCCAGCCCACCTTCTCCGGACCAGTTGTCAA GCTGATGGTGTATCCTCCGCCTCCAGCCAAAGGGGGCATATCGGTCACTAATGAAGACCTCCACTGCCTTAATGATGGAGAATTCCTCAATGACGTTATCATAGACTTTTATTTAAA ATATTTAGTTTTGGAGaaattgaaaaaagaagatgCACAAAGAATCCACATCTTCAGCTCCTTCTTCTACAAGAGGCTGAACCAGAGAGAGCGCAGGAACGACCCGGACGCCACCCACCTCCC AATCCAGAAGAGGAAGCACAACAGGGTAAAGACGTGGACCCGGCACGTAGACCTGTTCCAGAAGGACTTCATTTTCGTTCCCATCAATGAGTC AGCTCACTGGTACTTGGCCATCATCTGCTTCCCGGGCCTCGATGGCCCCCTGTTGGAGCAGAACCCGCTGTTCCACAGCCGGTCGCCGGTCTCTGCTCCTGCCGCGGAGCTCCAGTCGGAGGAGAACATCCCGGACCACTGTCGTCCCCTGTCTCCAGATGGGCTGGACAGTCCCTCAGAGCAGCTGTCCCCTGGAGGTCCCGAGGGCTCGACAGAATGTCGGACTGACACCGGCACCGCTGCTGAAAACTGCACAGAGGGGGGCCAAGAACTGGCGGGAAACTGTCAGGCAGAACCTGAGCAACAGCACACAG GTGCGCTGCAGAGAATCAGACTGTGTTACAGTTCAGGAAAAAGAGACGACGACGCCTACACCTTCTCTGACGACCAGAGCTCCTGTCAG gATGAGTGCAGTGAGGATGGGAACCTTCCTGAAGAGTCTCTCAGCTCCGACGCTCCTGGTTTGACTTCTAGACCAAACATCTGTAAACA GCCTTGTATTCTCGTCATGGACTCCCTGCGCGGCCCGGCCCGGGCGACTGTGGTGAAAACTCTGAGAGA GTACCTGGAGGTGGAGTGGGAGGTACGTAAAGGGAGCCAGCGGAGCTTTGGGAAGGACGTGATGAGGGGCTCAAACCCACGTGTGCCTCAGCAGGATAACTTCAGCGACTGTGGAGTTTACATCCTGCAGTATGTGGAGAGCTTCTTCGAG ACTCCGATCCCCAGCTTCCACCTGCCGATGAACCTGTCGGACTGGTTCCCTCAGCAGAGGATGAAGACGAAGCGCGAGGAGATCAGGGAGCTGATCCTGAAGATCCAGGCGCAGCAGGAGCTGGACAGGAAGGAGTCGGACCCGGCCGACGCGCCGCCAGACTCTCCTGAGGAGCCCGAGATCGAAGAGACATGTGGGTCAAAGGCCAGGCTGCCAAAGCTACCCATCAGCCCCTGA